The following DNA comes from Mugil cephalus isolate CIBA_MC_2020 chromosome 6, CIBA_Mcephalus_1.1, whole genome shotgun sequence.
ATATCCTCCACCGTTTCAGTGTCACTCTCGCAAAATCCACACAGATTATCCCAATTAAATCATGTAGGAAGTGGTTCGATGGATAAATattgttgggttttaaaggggttaataaggccttcagcctgtgtataaccttgggaagaatcaggaATAGTGTTActtctcaccatataaggagttgttttctgctttgctacagcttgctcacagactaagACACATCACACCCTAATATTTTAcacgctggaaaccagataaagctaataggctacacatagaaactcactgacacgtgagaggcagtactcctccccattttcttacgggcggggtctaggtagaataaggtcactgtacgtccctgaagtggggtttttggttgtttttaccCCTAAAGTGAACTGATcgaagcctcagcgctgaaatcaacatctattctctgtgtaccaaataaatatccaaaacgtgagaaattgtcgcgtgatttgtgcgtaggggAAGTACCCTTTtcaaacggtataaagatcctgggctgaaggagagaaaaatatcctccttcgacaatATCATTTAGAATTTTAAATGCGACATCTTTTACTTTGTGAGAGATTGGATAAGATAAATATTGTTTCCTCATCTTTCTTGCCTCCACAACATTGTAATCTCTTAGAACATAAGTTTCCTTTTAACCCAACGTGTGTATCTGTCTCACTACCGGCCATTAACCGCGGCGCCGCtagagacgcaatgcatgatgggatatccaccacccgCAGGACCATCCGTCTGTTGTAGAAACCATAGACAGTGGAAACAACTGATATGCTGCGTGGGTTAAATTCTACTGAGCGTTACCGCGGtaaacaaaacatcagtgtcCAATCAAAACTCGGCACAAAGTCGTCTCAACCAATGAGGTGCCTGCTCTGTTTTGATTGACAGCAACTTTCTCCAATTGCGTTCGAGCCCCGCCTGCAGCTCCCAACGTTCCTCCCTCCTAACGTTAGTACGTCGCTGGAGTTCAAGAGCGGTAACTACTTTGATCGTCGTTGagaagtttttctttcattccgATAAAAATGAGGGAGATTGTCCATCTGCAAGCTGGCCAGTGCGGCAACCAAATCGGAGCGAAGGTGAGAAAAAAGTTTTCGTTTTCGGATGAAGTGTCGGTTGGTTAGAAATAAGTATGAATGTTGAGTGTGATTTTGGGCGGGCTGCTGAGGTAGCTTACCTAGCGACATTGCTAACAGTCACTAGCCACTAGCACCGTTGGTCTGAATCCTCTCTTTGCGCCTCTAGTTCTGGGAGGTGATAAGCGACGAACATGGCATCGACCCGTCCGGGTCGTACCACGGAGACAGCGATCTGCAGCTGGAGAGAATCAACGTGTATTACAACGAGGCCTCAGGTGAAGTTGACTTGATTGAAGGCTCAAAGCTACGCACTTTCATCACCCGGTTTCTTGGTGTGCCGAGGCCATTGAATACTGCGTAGTACTCGCACACAGTGCTGAGTCAATGGACCCTTCTTGATTCTCCTTCCTAGTTACTATTGCTCAGTTTCCAGGACACAAgacatcaacaaacaaatgaaaataaaaaataataaaaaaaataaaatgactttaaaacgTTAAATACAAGAAGTAGTCCAGGTGCTGGTATTAGAAGTAAACCAACGAACCAGAACATAGATCATACCTCAAAATGTATATGAACAAGTTTCTCATTAATATCATTTATGAACAATGGCTTTATGAATTATATAAAGGAGGTTCACTTAATGTTCAAATGACTGAATTCTTTTACTTTTGGTTCATTCACCTTAGATAAGGTAAATAAAGTTGATAGGAATCTCATCAGTACTGAAAATGTGGGTCAAGAATGCCTTTTGGCTTtggtaataataaataaaaaatataattatttttaaaaaaaagttttaaaacaatttgTCTCACTAAGGTGTATATATAtgaaactacaaaaataaacaattccGGCACGTTTTTCATACATACACTGCGCAAGTGTAAAGAGAGAATGCCAGGTGAACATCCAACATTAGTGCTTCAATATAACAAACTCAGAgcaactgaaataaaatttaaataaacatctcAATTGtcaaaaaactatatatatatatatatatgaaatggAGTAAAATTTATTTCACAAGGGGGATTCGAATCAATTTTAACTATCCATGGGTCAAGAATGCCCTTTGGCTTAGGTATGCTCATCATTTAAGACTATTATAGTTCCCACAGTATACTGTTCTAATGCCTAAAACTCTgacagctctttgtttcttaCAGTCATTCAGTGCGTtgacatgcagagtttaattgagctatgctcaaaattcgactttctgactacagtccttgtcccagtttacatgcagtggaaaaaaacgaataactcatgggaacatgtcctcctcctccacactaggtggctatatgtgtcttttttagcggtttaataccacgttaatacagcctgctttccagttgacctattacgttatataataaacaagagtcattcatgcagcGGACGAGCACTGTAAACAATAACCATATGGATAatagtgcttttttttatctcgtacgtaatgtgtgcgctacttctggtgcaggtaggatatgcgctatccctcagacggttcttctaccggctctgtttaccttcttcttcttctgtgaccggctgtctttgatgtttttgttctggggtcacatgccagcgcagtggttgtggagcatgcgcacacgcattatccgatcaATACTGTagttaaggcgtatacatgccggagaaaaccgaattccaatcacattattttCGTGTCCTAattggataaagagaactccaactttaattggagtaacgtgtttatatccacttaagttctcctgttatagtccgatgtgcatgtaaacgtactgaatgaTTTGTTCCTGTTCTCTTTCACCAGGTGGCAAGTATGTCCCTCGTGCAGTGCTGGTGGACTTGGAGCCAGGCACAATGGACTCTGTGAGGTCTGGTCCCTttggtcagatcttcagaccAGACAACTTTGTCTTTGGTGAGCGTTTAAGCCTCAACGTGACTTCATTGACTGATGAAGTCTGTTTTTAGTGCTTCAGTGTGTTTTCCATTAGGAGTCAGTCACATTCAGTGTATTTGCTGTTCAAGTCTTGTTTCAGATAGAATTGGATAGAGGAGCTTCTGACACTACAGCATTCAAAGacttctttatttgtgtgtaaCTCAGGCCAGAGCGGAGCAGGTAACAACTGGGCTAAAGGCCACTACACTGAGGGAGCTGAGCTGGTGGACTCAGTCCTGGATGTGGTgagaaaagaggcagagagcTGCGACTGCCTCCAGGGCTTCCAGCTCACACACTCTCTGGGAGGAGGCACCGGCTCCGGCATGGGCACGCTGCTCATCAGCAAGATCCGAGAGGAGTATCCAGACCGCATCATGAACACGTTCAGCGTGGTGCCCTCACCCAAGGTTCACACAATACATTCACATATTTTCAGATGAAATGTTCGGCCGTCTGCCAGGTTCCTCTGTTTATTAGCATGTGTTCATCTACTCTCATTCTCTTTCCTCCAGGTGTCAGACACAGTGGTGGAGCCTTACAATGCCACTCTCTCAGTGCACCAGCTGGTGGAGAACACAGATGAGACCTACTGCATTGATAATGAGGCCCTGTATGACATCTGCTTCCGCACGCTGAAACTCACCACGCCCACCTACGGTGATCTTAACCACCTCGTCTCAGCCACCATGAGCGGGGTGACCACCTGCCTGCGCTTCCCCGGCCAGCTCAATGCAGACTTGAGGAAACTGGCTGTCAACATGGTGCCCTTCCCCCGACTGCACTTCTTCATGCCAGGCTTCGCCCCCCTGACCAGCCGAGGCAGTCAGCAGTACAGGTAGAAGAGCTGGACCCAGCTTCTCAGACACTCTtggtttgattttcatttgtttttcagctgacctattatctttctctttctagGGCATTGTCGGTTCCTGAACTCACCCAGCAGATGTTTGATGCTAAGAACATGATGGCAGCTTGTGACCCACGCCACGGACGCTACCTCACGGTCGCCGCCATCTTCAGAGGGCGCATGTCCATGAAGGAGGTGGACGAGCAGATGCTGAACGTGCAGAACAAGAACAGCAGCTACTTCGTGGAGTGGATCCCCAACAACGTCAAGACGGCCGTCTGTGACATCCCTCCACGAGGCCTCAAGATGGCCGCCACTTTCATTGGCAACAGCACCGCCATTCAGGAGCTCTTCAAGCGCATTTCGGAGCAGTTCACTGCTATGTTCCGCCGCAAAGCCTTCCTGCACTGGTGAGTAAAGTGCAGTAGCGCAGAGATTCCTCTTCACGGGCTGGCCTGTTTTTAGCCCAGTGTGCCTACACCGGCATGATGCCTGTCAACTAACATTTAACTTGTATTGTTTCAGGTACACGGGCGAGGGCATggacgagatggagttcacaGAGGCTGAGAGCAACATGAATGACCTGGTGTCCGAGTACCAGCAGTACCAGGACGCCActgctgaggaggagggagaatttgaggaggagggtgaagaggaTGTGGCCTAGTCTGGAAACGTAATGGGTCCAGTTGTAGCAGGAACTCGCTGACCCTTTTTACCAGCTTGGTGGGTGGTGTTGTGAAGTTGCACAAATGTTCTCTCCCTTTTAACTGTTCAGAATATgtttatgatttaaaataatgtaacaTTGGCCACTTCAAGGCACTCTTGGCCGAATTTGACAGTTTGTTTTAGAATGTAATTTTTGGCAGAATGCAATCATTTactggacaaaaataaacaaatgcactaaaacactgaaagcaACTGAAAGAGTGTCTGGAAATGGTCACTGCTATGGAAACGTTAATGTGCTTGTTCTGGGATGTTGAAATCCAAAGTTTATAgagattttaataaatgtttttggacCTGGTACGTGGACTGTGTGACTCACTAAAACCTTATAACTGTTTAAGAATTGTGGattttaaatatcaaacagtaCTCAGTATATGACAACAAACCTGTCTGGCCTGAATTCAAATGAGTATGAGTAAAGATACGAAGAAAGCTATTTTTAATCAATATACACtcttattaggtacacctgttcaattgcttgtaaACACAAATGGCTAATCACCCAATCACATGGctacaattcaatgcatttattcatgtagaggtgatcaagacaacttgctgaagttcaaaccgaacatcagaatggggaagaaaggggatttaagtggcttcgaacgtggtgtggttgttggtgccagatcggctggtctgagtatttcacaaactgctcaTCTACTAGAAATTTCATGCataaccatctctagggtttagaGAAAATGGTCTGAAatagagaaaatatccagtgagtgacaGTTGTGTAGATGAAAAtatcttgttgatgtgagacgTCAGAGGACAATGGGCAGACTGGGTGGAGATGAtaaaaggcaacagtaactcaactACTGGTTATAATCAAGGAATGAAAAgcaccatctctgaacacacgtccaaccttgaagaagatgggctacagcagcagaagaccacactaggtgccactcctgtcagataagaacaggaaactgagacagttcacacaggctcaccaacactggacaatagaagattggaaaacctttgcctggtctgatgagtctcggtTTCAGCTACATTCAGACGAGCACCTTTGGGATTTGGTGGAACGGGAGGTTTGCATCATAGGTGTGCAGCCAACCagtctgcagcaactgtgtgacaCTATcgtgtcaatatggaccaaaacctctgaggaattgTTCCAACATATTGTTGTAaatatgccacaaagaattaaggcagttctgaagccAGAAGGGGCtccaacattttattaataaggTGTTTTACTCCAGTAAAAATAATTCTTATGCTTTCAGTTTGATTAATGCAAACTAGAAGCTGATTATGTTAAGTTTTAGTCTTTACATTGAATCTGTCAGCACAGGAAATAGATCTGATAACGTCCAGCATCCTTTTCCACCAACTCCTCTCCATCAGGATAACAGCTAGTTTCATTTAACCCCTATTAAACCACTACTCGCTAAGATTCTGTACcacaaaacacaatgtcagTATGATTGCAAAGAATATACGTGCAAAGAAAGTTGAGGATGTAATCAGAGCTTTTTGAGTAGAACATAGTATCTAATGAAGCACTTTTAGATTCATTCCAACATGGTTTGGTTTAATTTGGGATTAAAACTCCTTGAACAAAGTAAATATCCAGCATCCTTAGGCATCTGGAGAAACTGCTCCACCCAGTGGAGAGTCGTGGTCACGACAGGAAAGTTCTAaatacaatttagatgctattaaagcctatgatttaaactaatgctgctaatctccatgctcaactgtcactctttgccactcagtggccgtaaccatggaaactTTGCTggatgtgacgtcacatgcataccctttgtatgtcagcagcagagtgccATCATAAAAAGCTGGACGTAGAGTAGGCCCAAGGACTCAGAACATGTATTGGAGCTTTCAGAACATCCCCAGTTGCATCTATAGAGGTGGAAACCAGAAAACGGGCATTAAGAATTAGAAGGCTCAAACTATTAACATATTGGGTGTATCGACAGGGGCACAGTAGCTTTCATCCCACCAAGGCAATCCTACGGTTGTGGGTGGATTGGGGATGCTAAAGCAGCAATCATGGGTCTAAACAACATAAAATTTAGTTTGACTGTGTTGTCTTCAGTTGTCCTTCCCTGGTTGTTTGTGATGCTGTCAATagatttaatataaaaaattgTATGGAAAAATCTAAACTAAAGATCTTCACTGACGGTTCCCAAGATCCAAGGATGGCTAGAACAGGAGCGTCTGTTTATATAACACAGTTTAACATATCAATCAAGGAACAAACTTTTTTTGGATAGACAGTGATGGTGGAGGAGAAGCATTGATTGCATCTTGGCAGCACTCACAAGCATTAAATCTTTGAAATCGTGCAGtaaaaaatatcttcaaaatACATCAAACAATATACAAACTGTGCAAAAGAgatgtgtctgtatgttttatttGGGTTCCTGTCCATGTGGGTGTTGAAGGAAATGAGGATGTTGACATAGTGGCCAAGCAAGCActcaaatgtcaaacatttcaaGCATTAATATCTCACTAAGGATGAGGGGAAAGCAATCATTAACaaacaagtacaaaaaaaaaaaaaaaaaaaacatggcaagaATACTGAGATATAAATGACACTGGAAGACACCTTTATAATAACAGGCTGGCGGAGGAAGAAAGGTGGGCAGAAACCGTAAAGAGGAGGCAGCCATTACCCATCTGGCTTAATAGCACATGTCACAAAACATGTAACTGGAATATGTGCAAATTGTAATAACATAGAATCTGTCCAACATGTAATGACTGACTGCAAGACCTACGAAGAGGAGAGCgccaaactaaaaataatagtGCAGAAAGGAAGGAGAACAACGTGTTTTGATTCGTTTTGTTTTACAAATCTTGATCCACACTCCAACCCGGTAGGTGGCGGTAATTGCacctaaagaagaagaagaacaggtcGTCCAGCTGTTTGCCTGATCAGAATTTGCTAACGGTTGGTTGGCAGGCTAAGCTAACCTGGCTGTCAGTTGCTGAGGGCGGTGACAGCTGAGAATATTTCTCCTTATCTTTGAACTCAGAACAATCGCCGCGATGTTCGAGGAAGCCAGTGAAGTGTTTGACAACATGTTTAAGTCCTCGTTTCCCCTCACCTTCATTGTGTTCATCCCCGCGGTGCTCATTCTGGTGGCACCGCTCCCGGCCGAGGCGGCTCATGAGTTCACGGTGTATCGCATGCAGCAGTACGACCTACAGGGACAGCCATACGGTAAGACTGACGTTTTCCCGCTGATTAAATGTCAGCGATGCACCGAAAACTTGGTAAATACCCATTTCGTCCAAAAGCCAGCCCTAGTTGCCACGTTGTCGATGGCAGCAAACGTTAGCTGAAGTAAAATGTCAATGACAGTTTACAGACATGGTGTCGCTAGTTAGCCTAGCTGTTAATGTAGCTTAGCTTTGCTGTGTTCAGCAGTTAGCTAGCTCATTCCCTATGGCCAAACCAAATAACCACtctttaaataatgcatttagtccctttctaattctaattaaCAGTGTTAACTAATGATTAGCTTGTTAACGGCCAATATTAAAGACAGGCATTAAACAGGCTTAAAGAATTGTCTATTCTCCCCCCCATAGTTTACTACTATGatgccattcattcattcattcattcgtcgGTGAACTAGCTTGTgcagtaattttatttttcagtatttatcgAGGATAGTTTCAGTGACTTTACAAACCCATCACCAATGAAAAGCCTCCACTTatgtttttcgtttttgttaGGCAGCTTATTTTGCTTCACTCTCTTTTACTACCAACAGCATTTGATTCATGTCAAGAGCCATTTAACAGTCCTAGTTTCTGAACACGTTTACATCCATCAGAATGGATCATGGTGTGTGTGGTCTCCTCAGGTACCAGGAATGCCATCCTGAACACAGAGGCTCGTACTGTGGAGGCAGAGGTACTAAGTCGCCGCTGTGTTGTCATGCGACTGGCGGACTTCTCTTATGACAAGTACCAGAAAGCCCTGCGCCAGTCAGCTGGGGCTGTGGTCATCATCCTGCCCAAGAACATGTCTGCTATGCCGCAAGACATAGTACAGGTATTAACACACTTTAACATCACAAATAACTGGCTTGTGCTGTGTACcgtttcttctccttcaccttcgagtgtgttttcatgttaagTGCACTGGGTCCCAGCCTTTATGTTTGGAATCAGTTATTTCTGTATTCCTTCTGGTGAGATTTGGAAACTATAAAATTAGTGTTGAAGGTGAGAAGTGTGAATGGCTAATGAGAGAAATAAACTGTAGACAATGTTCATGTGACCTACAGACACGCAGCAAAGGATAAGTAAGAAAGTTTAGCCATCCTCCATGTTGAACTTCTTTATGCATGCCGTCTGtttctctccctgtgtctgaTCACCTCTTCTTGTCACAAGTAGAATATGTAATTTGTTCAATTTAATGTGTACTGTGCCTCAATAAATACCTAGCTCAGGGGTATCTTAACTCTGGTGGCAACATAGAAGCAATTGATGGTCAAACCCAAACTTTCCTCTTTCTGAGCTTTCAACTTTTAAAGCTTCCAGTTCCTCTACATTTATGACTAAGTCTGTtattgttcagttcagttcaattttatttatgtatcgacaataacaatacaaattgtcgcTTTACAAAACCCAGCCTGAAACTCCCAGGGGTAGCATGTAGGcaatggtggcaaggaaaagcTTGGTAATCTTCTGTGAagtaaatgttcacatttaataagTTACCATCTTTGTCCTTCACCCTGTACTCTTCAGATGACACCACAGACTTAGAGATGAAGCAGTTAAATTAAAACTCCTCTTTTGATTGTAGGCCATCAGCCTGTCATCATATAGACCCGTGTTTGTGTCATTAAACCTGCTTCATCCCTTTTGTCTCCCTCCACAGCAGTTCATGGAGTTGGAGCCAGAGATGTTGGCTACCGAGACCATCGTCCCCGTCTACTTTGCCATGGAGGACGATGAGCTGCTGTCGATTTACACTCAAACActgacttcctcctcctcacagggCTCTTTATCAGCAGCTGAAGGTAGAGACTCTGtagcttgttgtgttttgtcgtGTATATGATTTCCCTTCAGTC
Coding sequences within:
- the LOC125009293 gene encoding tubulin beta-4B chain-like, with translation MREIVHLQAGQCGNQIGAKFWEVISDEHGIDPSGSYHGDSDLQLERINVYYNEASGGKYVPRAVLVDLEPGTMDSVRSGPFGQIFRPDNFVFGQSGAGNNWAKGHYTEGAELVDSVLDVVRKEAESCDCLQGFQLTHSLGGGTGSGMGTLLISKIREEYPDRIMNTFSVVPSPKVSDTVVEPYNATLSVHQLVENTDETYCIDNEALYDICFRTLKLTTPTYGDLNHLVSATMSGVTTCLRFPGQLNADLRKLAVNMVPFPRLHFFMPGFAPLTSRGSQQYRALSVPELTQQMFDAKNMMAACDPRHGRYLTVAAIFRGRMSMKEVDEQMLNVQNKNSSYFVEWIPNNVKTAVCDIPPRGLKMAATFIGNSTAIQELFKRISEQFTAMFRRKAFLHWYTGEGMDEMEFTEAESNMNDLVSEYQQYQDATAEEEGEFEEEGEEDVA